In Pseudonocardia sp. DSM 110487, the sequence ATCGGGCCGCCGAGCTTGTGACCGGTGAGCGACAACGCGTCGACACCCGACGCGGCGAAGTCGACCGGGAGCGTCCCGACGGCCTGCACCGCGTCGGTGTGCATCGGCACGTCGAACTCGTGGGCGATCGTGGCGAGCTCGCGGATCGGGTTGACCGTGCCGACCTCGTTGTTCGCCCACATCACCGAGACCAGAGCGACCCGCTCCGGCTCCTTCGCGAGGGCCGCGCGCAGCGTCTCGGGGCGCACGCGGCCGACGTCGTCGACCTCGAGCAGTTCGACCTCGGCGCCCTCGTGCGCGGCGAGCCACTGGGCCGCGTCGAGCACGGCGTGGTGCTCGATGGCCGAGACCAGGACGCGGGTGCGCCGGGCGTCGGCGTCGCGGCGCGCCCAGTACAGGCCCTTGACCGCGAGGTTGTCGCTCTCCGTGCCGCCGGTGGTGAGCACCACCTCCGACGGCCGCGCGCCCACGGCGGCCGCGATGCGCTCACGCGCCTCCTCGACGTCGCGCCGCGCGCGGCGGCCGGACGTGTGCAGGGAGGACGCGTTCCCGGTGCGGCTGAGTGCCTCCGCCATCGCCGCCACGGCCTCGGGAAGCATCGGCGTGGTGGCGGCATGGTCGAGGTAGGTCGCGCTCGTGGCAGCCACCTCCCCGGTCGTTCGATCCGCGGGCCAGGATAGTCGCCGCGAATGGCCGTCCCGGTCGCGCCCGCTAGGAGGGTCCTGAACGACTCGGGCCGTAGCGAGCGGCGTCCAGGTGGTGTCCTCGCAAGGCGGACGATCGCGCCGATACCGCTGTTGTATCGGGGCGATCGTCCAACGCGGCGAGGGCGCCGCCTGGGCGCCGCGCAGTAGGTCCGAGTCGTTCAGGGCGCTCCTAGTGCCCCCCGCCGGAAGTCCGCCGAGTAATTCGGCGGCCCAGGCCCACGCTGGCCGCACCGGCCGACGGGGCCGAGTACGTCCAGTACGAGGCCCGCCGTCCGGCGCACCCAGCGAGAACCTGGATCCACCGACTTACCCAACGGACTTCCGGCGGGGGACACTAGGCGGCGAGGGGGGCGCTGTGCCGGCGGCGGATGGCCGGGTGCGGCACCCCCGTCACCGCGGCGACCGCGTCGCCGGCGGACCGGGCCAACTCGCGGCGGTCGGCGGACGGCGGCAGCGCCGGAAGGATCGTGAGCTCGCAGTCGATGCCGGGCAGCGCCAACACCCGCATGAGGGAGTCCCACAGCGTCTGCTCACCGATGAACGCCGCGGCCGTCGCCCGCTCCCCGCCCGGCAACCGCAGGACCACGGCGACCGGCCGCACCGGCGCGCCCGCGTCGATCGCGGCCTGGAACACCGCCCGCCGGAACGGTCCCGCCGCGGCCCCGCACCACGTCGTGCCCTCCGGGAACACGGCGACGTCGGCGCCGTCCCGCAGCGCGTCGGCGGTGTCCGCGACGGTGGCCCGCAGCCCGCGCAGGCCCGCCCGGTCGACGAACAGCGCCCCGCTGCGGCGCGCGACGCCGCCGATCACGGGCCAGTCGCCCATCTCACGCTTCGCCACCATGCGCACCGGGCGCAGCGTCCCGACCGCGAGCACCTCGACCCACGACAGGTGGTTCACCGCGAGCAGCTCACCGCCGTCACCCAGCTCGCCCGCCACGCGCAGCCGCACACCGCTGCACCGGAGCACGACCCGGTAGCACGCGCGGAGCCAGTGGGCACGCGCGTCGGCCGGCAGCAGTGCGACGCCGACGAGCGAGGCCACCAGCACGACCGCAAGGCCGCAGAGCCGGCAGAACACCAGCGGCACCCGCCCTCCGTCGGACGGCGGCTGGCAACCGGGCCCGCACGGCGACACCGGCAGCCAGCCGGACGCGGTGGCTGTGGGGTGTCCGAGCATCAGGATTCGCCGAGGAAGAACCGGGCGTAGCGCTCGTCCATGTGGTCGAGGCCGAGTAGCACGAAGAAGTCGGCGCAGTCGAAGTCGGGGTCGAGGGCGGGTGGCCCGCAGACCCACGCGCCCAGCCGCAGATAGCCCTGCAGCAGCGGCGGGATCGCGACCCGGCGCGGCCGGCGCAGCACCGGCGGCTGCCACGGCCGCAGCGGCCGCACCCGGTACGGCTCTGGCGACAGGTGCCTTGCCAGCGCGCGGTCCCACACGGTCGAGGCCGCCGCCCCGCCGTCGCCGAGCGGCACGCTCGCGCAGCCCGCGAGCCAGCGGTGCCCGGTGAGCAGCATGTACCGCGCGAGCCCGGCCCAGACCAGGCCGACGACCGCCCCGTTGCGGTGGTCGGGGTGCACGCACGAGCGGCCCGTCTCCACCAGCGAAGGGCGCAGCGGCGCGAGCTCGTCGAGCACGAACTCGCCTTCCGAGTACAGCCCGCCGGCCCGCGCGGCCGCGGACGGCGGCAGCATCCGGTAGTTCCCGACGATCTCGCCGCTGCTCTCGTCCCGCACCAGTAGGTGGTCGCAGAACGCGTCGAAGCGGTCGACGTCGAGACCGGGTTCCGGGGTGTGCAGTACGGCCCCGAGCTCCTCGGCGAAGACGCTGTGGCGAAGCCGCTGGGCCGCGCGCACCTCATCCGGCTCCGTCGAGAGCAGTAGGGAGTAGCGGGAGGAGGAGTCCGACTGCGGCGTACGGGCGAGCACCTGCGTCGAGGTCACGGGGGTCTTGGTACGGGCCGAAGGCAACACCCGTACCCGAATGCATGAACGATGGAGTGGCAGGCGGATGAACAGCGCGGCCGCCACCTGACACACCCGTGCCCCGAGCGGATCTCCGCCCGGGGCACGTGGGTCGGGCTGCCTCAGCCCTTGCGCTTGGCGATCTCCTCACGCAGCTGGGGTGCGACCTTGAACAGGTCGCCCACCACACCGAAGTCGGCGATTTCGAAGATCGGGGCCTCCGGGTCCTTGTTGACCGCGATGATCGTCTTCGAGGTCTGCATCCCCGCCCGGTGCTGGATCGCACCGGAGATGCCGAGCGCGATGTACAGCTGCGGCGAGACCGTCTTGCCGGTCTGGCCGACCTGGAACTGGTGCGGGTAGTAGCCCGAGTCCACCGCCGCCCGCGACGCGCCGACCGCAGCGCCGAGGGAGTCGGCCAGGGCCTCGACCACCGCGAAGTCCTCCGCCGACCCGACACCGCGGCCACCGGAGACCACCACCGACGCCTCGGTCAGCTCCGGCCGGTCGCCACCTGTGATCGGCTCCCGGCTCACGACGGTGGCCGAACGCCCGGTCGCCGCCGGCACCTCGACCGTCTCCTCGGCGCCCGCGCCGGGCGCGGGCTCGGCCTCCACCGAACCCGGCCGCAGCGTGATCACCGGGTGTGCGCCGTTCGCCTTCGCCTCTGCGGTGTAGGCGCCACCGAACACCGAGTGCGTCGCACCCTCGGGCGTGACCACCACGACGTCGCCGAGCAGCCCGGAGTTCGTGCGCACCGCCACCCGGCCCGCGATCTCCTTGCCGTCGGCCGAGACCCCGATCAGCACCGCAGCCGGGTCCTTGGACTCCACCAGCGACGAGAGCACCGCCACCTCGGGCGAGAGGAACTCGCTCGAGTCGGTCTCCGCGACGTAGATCTTCGCCGCCCCGTACTCCTTCAGCCCGTCGGCCAGCTTGCCCGCCGTGCCGGCCGGGCCGACCACCACCGCCGACGGCTCACCCAGCGCCCGGGCCGCGGTCAGCAGCTCGAACGTGCTCTTCTTGATCTCACCCTCGAGGTGGTCGACGAGGACCAGTACCTCAGCCATGACTGTCCGTCTCCCTCTCTCAGATGAGCTTCTGGCCGACCAGGTACCCGGCGATCTTCTGCCCGCCGTCGCCCTCGTCGGTGACCTTCTCGCCCGCGCTCTTCGGCGGCTTGGGCTGCGACGAGGTCACGGCCGTCAGCGCGTTGGCCAGCCCGACCTCCGATGGGTCGATCCCGGCGTCGGCCAGGCCGAGCGTGGTGACCGGCTTCTTCTTCGCAGCCATGATCCCCTTGAACGACGGGTACCGCGGCTCGTTGATCTTCTCCCCGACGGACACCACGGCCGGGAGCTCCGCGGTCAGGGTGGTGATCCCGTCGTCGGTCTCGCGCTTCACGGTGACGGTCGAGCCCTCCACGGTGACCTCACGGGCGTGGGTCAGCGCGGGCACGCCCAGGATGTCGGCCAGCATCGCCGGCACCGCGGCGGCCCGCCCGTCCGACGCCTCGTTACCCGCCACGACCAGGTCGACGCCTTCGACCGTGCCGATCGCCTTGGCAAGAGCCTTGGCGGTCTGCACGGCGTCCGACCCCGCCAGCGCCTCGTCCGACAGGTGCACGGCCTTGTCCGCGCCCATCGACAGGGCCTTGCGGATCGCGTCCGTCGCCCGGTCCGGCCCCATGGTCAACACCGTGACCTCGGAACCGTCGTGAGCCTCCTTCAGCTGCAGCGCCGCCTCGACCGCCCGCTCGTTGATCTCATCCAGCACCGCGTCGGTGGCGTCGCGGTCCAAGGTGCCATCCGAGCGCAGCTTCCGCTCCGAATACGTGTCGGGCACCTGCTTGACCAGCACGACGATGTTCATCGGACCTCTTCGACCTCCTGCCGGTGCGGACGTGCCGCGATGGGCCTGTCGGACGCTCGGCGTCCGGCGCCGTCAAACATGCCATCCCGGTTCGGAATCGGCGCGCCGGACGCCCGGTTCGGGCAATTGTTACCAGCGGGTAGCTGCGCGGCAAACGTCCCGCGGGTGAGACTGCTCACCCGTAGCGCGTAGCAGGCGTGACGGCGGGTAACACGGACTGATGGCACTTCTGCACCGAATCCGCGCATTCCTCGCGAGCCCACAGGGCAAGCGCCTCACCGATCAAGGCAGGCGCATGGCCGCCGACCCGCGCAACCGCGAGCGCGCCCGCGGCTTCCTCTCTCGCCTGCGCGGACGCTGATCCGTCCGGGGAAGGCGGGAACGCCGACGGGCGAACCTGGCGCAGCGGGTACACGCACGGGCCGATCCGCGGGTACTGTCCGGCAACCCGACCCGCGGAGCCGCCCATGTCCGTACCGGCCCGACAGGGACGAACCCGCCTCTCCACCACCCAGCACGTGTCCGGTGGCAGTGTGGTGGGCGTGGTCGATCCCCCCGTTCTCGCACTACTCCGACCCGTCCCGGGACGGGTCGGATGATCGTCACAGGCTACGACGACCGCCAGGGCTGCGGCTACGTCCTGCGCACCGGCGCCGACGCGACGGACGGCGTCCCGATCGGCGAGGAGGTCAGCCACGGCGGCATCGCCGTGCGGGCCACCCCTGAACTCGCCGCGCTGCTGCGGGACGCGCTGCGGTCCCGACCCACCGCATTGCTGAGCTGGCAGGGACCGCGGGTGCCGCTCACGCTGGAGGACGCCACGCTCCTCGCATGGCTCATGCACGACGTCGGCGGCGTCCTGTCCGTCCGCGGCGCGCCCCGGCACCCGCCTGCCGGCTGAGCCGAGACCTGCGGCACGGAGCGCAGCGGAGCGATCAGACTCTGCGGACGCGCAGGACGTTGTCCGTACGGTGGCCCGGCCGGCCGTCCGGGTCGGGGAAGTCGCGCTCGACGACCTCTTCGAGCTCCACCCTCCAGCGTCCCGGCTCCAGGTCCAGCGACTCGAGCACCTCGGCGTTCGTCGGGAAGTGGTGCTCGAAGGGCGGGGTCTCCTGCCACGAGGGCCAGCCCCCGTGCCCGACGACGAGCAGGACGCCGCCCGGGGCCACCGCGGCCGCTGCCCGCGCCAGGATCGTCTCGCGCTCGCCGTCCACCGCGACCGGCGAGTGGAGGAACTGCGCCGACACGAGGTCGAAGGAGCCGTCCGGGAACGAGCGGGACAGGTCGTGCCGCTCCCACCGGATCCGCTCCTCGACACCGGCCTCGCGCGCATGGTCCGCGCCCCGGCGCAGCGCCGTGGCGGAGACGTCCACGGCCGTGACCTGCCAGCCATGGCCTGCGAGCCAGATCGCGTCCCCGCCCTCCCCGCAGCCGAGGTCGAGGGCGGTGCCCGGCGGCAGC encodes:
- a CDS encoding cysteine desulfurase family protein, translated to MAATSATYLDHAATTPMLPEAVAAMAEALSRTGNASSLHTSGRRARRDVEEARERIAAAVGARPSEVVLTTGGTESDNLAVKGLYWARRDADARRTRVLVSAIEHHAVLDAAQWLAAHEGAEVELLEVDDVGRVRPETLRAALAKEPERVALVSVMWANNEVGTVNPIRELATIAHEFDVPMHTDAVQAVGTLPVDFAASGVDALSLTGHKLGGPIGAGALLLGREVVLTPLLHGGGQERDVRSGTLDTPAVVGLATAVELSVADAPRRGPALADLRDDLVARIRAVVPEATLNGDPGTGVVEGGPSRLPGNAHLSFPGCEGDSLLMLLDAQGIECSTGSACTAGVAQPSHVLLAMGADEATARGSLRFSLGHTSTAADVDAVAAVIGPVVERARRAGKAALAR
- a CDS encoding 1-acyl-sn-glycerol-3-phosphate acyltransferase; translation: MPLVFCRLCGLAVVLVASLVGVALLPADARAHWLRACYRVVLRCSGVRLRVAGELGDGGELLAVNHLSWVEVLAVGTLRPVRMVAKREMGDWPVIGGVARRSGALFVDRAGLRGLRATVADTADALRDGADVAVFPEGTTWCGAAAGPFRRAVFQAAIDAGAPVRPVAVVLRLPGGERATAAAFIGEQTLWDSLMRVLALPGIDCELTILPALPPSADRRELARSAGDAVAAVTGVPHPAIRRRHSAPLAA
- a CDS encoding GNAT family N-acetyltransferase; protein product: MTSTQVLARTPQSDSSSRYSLLLSTEPDEVRAAQRLRHSVFAEELGAVLHTPEPGLDVDRFDAFCDHLLVRDESSGEIVGNYRMLPPSAAARAGGLYSEGEFVLDELAPLRPSLVETGRSCVHPDHRNGAVVGLVWAGLARYMLLTGHRWLAGCASVPLGDGGAAASTVWDRALARHLSPEPYRVRPLRPWQPPVLRRPRRVAIPPLLQGYLRLGAWVCGPPALDPDFDCADFFVLLGLDHMDERYARFFLGES
- a CDS encoding electron transfer flavoprotein subunit alpha/FixB family protein, giving the protein MAEVLVLVDHLEGEIKKSTFELLTAARALGEPSAVVVGPAGTAGKLADGLKEYGAAKIYVAETDSSEFLSPEVAVLSSLVESKDPAAVLIGVSADGKEIAGRVAVRTNSGLLGDVVVVTPEGATHSVFGGAYTAEAKANGAHPVITLRPGSVEAEPAPGAGAEETVEVPAATGRSATVVSREPITGGDRPELTEASVVVSGGRGVGSAEDFAVVEALADSLGAAVGASRAAVDSGYYPHQFQVGQTGKTVSPQLYIALGISGAIQHRAGMQTSKTIIAVNKDPEAPIFEIADFGVVGDLFKVAPQLREEIAKRKG
- a CDS encoding electron transfer flavoprotein subunit beta/FixA family protein — protein: MNIVVLVKQVPDTYSERKLRSDGTLDRDATDAVLDEINERAVEAALQLKEAHDGSEVTVLTMGPDRATDAIRKALSMGADKAVHLSDEALAGSDAVQTAKALAKAIGTVEGVDLVVAGNEASDGRAAAVPAMLADILGVPALTHAREVTVEGSTVTVKRETDDGITTLTAELPAVVSVGEKINEPRYPSFKGIMAAKKKPVTTLGLADAGIDPSEVGLANALTAVTSSQPKPPKSAGEKVTDEGDGGQKIAGYLVGQKLI
- a CDS encoding cyclopropane-fatty-acyl-phospholipid synthase family protein; this encodes MNQDTAESAEQYWEERYGAEGRVWSGRPNALLVREVDGLPPGTALDLGCGEGGDAIWLAGHGWQVTAVDVSATALRRGADHAREAGVEERIRWERHDLSRSFPDGSFDLVSAQFLHSPVAVDGERETILARAAAAVAPGGVLLVVGHGGWPSWQETPPFEHHFPTNAEVLESLDLEPGRWRVELEEVVERDFPDPDGRPGHRTDNVLRVRRV